Proteins encoded by one window of Streptomyces sp. NBC_01477:
- the pheS gene encoding phenylalanine--tRNA ligase subunit alpha: MSAPNKSYDPVEVEALKPDAIERMRADALAAIAAAGDLEALAHAKTAHTGGGSPLALANREIGALPPQAKAEAGKRVGQARGAVNQALAARQAELEAERDARVLVEEAVDVTLPYDRRPAGARHPLTTLSERIEDIFVAMGYEVAEGPEVEAEWFNFDALNFPPDHPARETQDTFFVAGPDGRSESGVVLRTHTSPVQIRALLERDLPVYVIAPGRVYRSDELDATHTPVFAQVELLAVDEGLTMADLKGTLDHMVVSLFGEGMTTRLRPNHFPFTEPSAEMDMLCYVCRGASVGNPDRPCRTCSSEGWIELGGCGVVNPRVLTACGVDPEKYSGFAFGFGIERMLMFRHNVEDMRDIVEGDVRFTLPFGMEI, from the coding sequence ATGTCGGCACCGAATAAGTCGTACGACCCTGTCGAGGTCGAGGCGCTCAAGCCGGACGCGATCGAGCGGATGCGCGCTGACGCGCTCGCCGCCATCGCGGCCGCGGGCGACCTCGAAGCACTCGCCCATGCGAAGACCGCGCACACCGGCGGCGGCTCGCCGCTGGCGCTCGCCAACCGCGAGATCGGCGCCCTGCCCCCGCAGGCCAAGGCCGAGGCGGGCAAGCGGGTGGGCCAGGCCCGCGGCGCGGTCAACCAGGCCCTGGCCGCCCGGCAGGCGGAACTGGAGGCCGAGCGCGACGCGCGGGTCCTGGTCGAGGAGGCCGTCGACGTCACCCTGCCGTACGACCGCCGCCCGGCCGGCGCCCGGCACCCGCTCACCACGCTGTCCGAGCGGATCGAGGACATCTTCGTGGCCATGGGCTACGAGGTCGCCGAAGGCCCCGAGGTCGAGGCCGAGTGGTTCAACTTCGACGCGCTGAACTTCCCGCCCGACCACCCGGCCCGCGAGACCCAGGACACCTTCTTCGTCGCGGGCCCCGACGGCCGCAGCGAGTCCGGCGTCGTGCTGCGCACCCACACCTCGCCGGTGCAGATCCGCGCCCTGCTGGAGCGCGACCTGCCCGTCTACGTGATCGCGCCGGGTCGCGTCTACCGCTCCGACGAGCTGGACGCCACCCACACCCCGGTCTTCGCGCAGGTCGAACTGCTCGCCGTGGACGAGGGCCTGACCATGGCCGACCTCAAGGGCACCCTGGACCACATGGTGGTCTCGCTGTTCGGCGAGGGCATGACCACCCGGCTGCGGCCCAACCACTTCCCCTTCACCGAGCCGTCCGCCGAGATGGACATGCTCTGCTACGTCTGCCGCGGCGCCTCCGTCGGGAATCCCGACCGCCCCTGCCGCACCTGCTCCTCCGAGGGCTGGATCGAACTCGGCGGCTGCGGTGTCGTCAACCCCCGGGTGCTCACCGCCTGCGGCGTGGACCCGGAGAAGTACAGCGGCTTCGCGTTCGGCTTCGGCATCGAGCGGATGCTGATGTTCCGCCACAACGTCGAGGACATGCGAGACATCGTCGAGGGTGACGTGCGCTTCACCCTCCCGTTCGGGATGGAGATCTGA
- a CDS encoding metallophosphoesterase family protein: MRQDLERIALISDVHGNLTALEAVLDDIDARGITRIFNLGDYVGKGPRGKEVVDVCRERCEVNILGNWDDALPDPDRDDDSAALAWWLAQLSAGQGEWLRGLPFSHDFLISGRQVRLFHASPTSVHRRIRFDHDEAEFLELFSNTPATGDGPPPTVVGYGDTHDPYYEVDRERRTVFNTGSVGNSLDDPTPVYVIAEGVCGSPDDAPFSLQFVRVPYDVEAELAVARAMGMPELDGYAAELRHGIYRKDFFTGTAPAYHRRSRESRAGS, encoded by the coding sequence ATGCGCCAAGACCTCGAACGCATCGCTCTGATCTCCGACGTCCATGGAAACCTGACGGCGCTCGAAGCCGTCCTCGACGACATCGACGCCCGGGGGATCACCAGGATCTTCAACCTCGGCGACTACGTGGGCAAGGGGCCGCGCGGAAAGGAGGTGGTGGACGTCTGCCGGGAGCGCTGCGAGGTGAACATCCTCGGGAACTGGGACGACGCCCTGCCCGACCCCGACCGGGACGACGACAGCGCGGCACTGGCGTGGTGGCTCGCCCAGCTCTCCGCGGGGCAGGGCGAGTGGCTACGCGGCCTGCCCTTCAGCCACGACTTCCTGATCAGCGGCCGCCAGGTGCGGCTCTTCCACGCGTCCCCCACCTCGGTGCACCGGCGGATCCGCTTCGACCACGACGAGGCCGAGTTCCTGGAGCTGTTCAGCAACACGCCCGCCACCGGGGACGGCCCGCCGCCCACGGTGGTCGGTTACGGCGACACCCACGACCCGTACTACGAGGTGGACCGGGAGCGCCGGACGGTGTTCAACACCGGAAGCGTCGGCAACAGCCTTGACGACCCGACCCCGGTCTATGTCATCGCGGAGGGGGTCTGCGGCTCCCCGGACGACGCGCCCTTCTCCCTGCAGTTCGTACGGGTGCCCTACGACGTCGAAGCCGAACTGGCGGTGGCACGGGCCATGGGGATGCCGGAACTCGACGGTTACGCGGCCGAGTTGCGGCACGGGATCTACCGCAAGGACTTCTTCACCGGCACGGCACCCGCCTATCACCGCCGTTCCCGGGAGTCGCGGGCCGGCTCGTAG
- a CDS encoding PP2C family protein-serine/threonine phosphatase: MSLMRTIRGLRRTPWAPLSAAWVAAMGILAWQVPQGTDVLPALAVTPALSAAAGARRRAVLASGTLALAALCTDLADDSVALAGPAAGTAGTVMAVIAVGVWTAGRDTLRSAELLRTREIAVAAQQVLLRPLPSRVGDVTVTGEYLSASHGARVGGDFYEVLETPYGVRALIGDARGHGLPAIGLVAALLGSFREAAHHEAELSGVVRRLDGAMHRHLSERADDEDLAAEEFATVQLVQLTEDGGLLAVNCGHPPPYLLGPRTGQLALGEPLPPLGLFDPRRTHVPVHRERLDPGEGLLLYTDGVPDARDGAGRFFPLPDTVAALASTRVHGPEVAARLRAEIVQHTGGRSSDDVALLVLSRDTCSRAPRSRATVLSAP; the protein is encoded by the coding sequence ATGAGCCTGATGCGAACCATCCGCGGCCTGCGCCGCACACCGTGGGCGCCGCTGTCCGCGGCCTGGGTGGCAGCCATGGGCATCCTGGCCTGGCAGGTGCCCCAGGGCACCGACGTGCTGCCCGCACTCGCCGTCACCCCTGCGCTGAGCGCGGCGGCCGGCGCGCGCCGCCGCGCGGTGCTCGCCAGCGGCACACTCGCGCTGGCCGCGCTGTGCACCGACCTCGCGGACGACTCCGTCGCCCTCGCCGGCCCGGCGGCCGGAACCGCCGGCACCGTCATGGCGGTCATAGCCGTGGGCGTGTGGACCGCCGGCCGCGACACCCTGCGCTCCGCCGAACTGCTCCGCACCCGCGAGATCGCCGTGGCCGCCCAGCAGGTGCTGCTGCGTCCGCTGCCGAGCCGGGTCGGCGATGTGACGGTCACCGGCGAGTATCTGTCGGCCAGCCACGGCGCCCGGGTCGGCGGCGACTTCTACGAGGTGCTGGAGACCCCGTACGGCGTACGCGCGCTGATCGGGGACGCGCGCGGGCACGGCCTGCCCGCGATCGGCCTGGTCGCGGCGCTGCTCGGCAGTTTCCGCGAGGCCGCGCACCACGAGGCGGAGCTGTCCGGGGTGGTGCGGCGGCTCGACGGCGCCATGCACCGGCACCTGAGCGAGCGCGCCGACGACGAGGATCTGGCCGCCGAGGAGTTCGCGACCGTTCAGCTGGTGCAGCTCACCGAGGACGGCGGCCTGCTCGCCGTCAACTGCGGCCACCCGCCGCCGTATCTCCTCGGGCCGCGGACCGGCCAGCTGGCGCTGGGCGAGCCGCTGCCGCCGCTCGGCCTGTTCGACCCCCGCCGCACCCACGTACCCGTGCACCGCGAGCGGCTGGACCCGGGGGAGGGGCTGCTGCTCTACACCGACGGGGTGCCCGACGCGCGGGACGGCGCCGGGCGCTTCTTCCCGCTGCCCGACACCGTGGCCGCGCTGGCGTCCACCCGGGTCCACGGGCCCGAGGTCGCCGCCCGGCTACGCGCGGAGATCGTCCAGCACACCGGCGGCCGGTCGTCCGACGACGTCGCCCTGCTCGTCCTGTCCCGCGACACCTGCTCGCGCGCCCCCCGCTCCCGCGCCACCGTGCTGTCGGCGCCGTAG
- a CDS encoding 3-hydroxybutyryl-CoA dehydrogenase, translating into MSDIERVGVVGAGQMGSGIAEVCAKAGLDVRVAETTGEALELGRARLTHSLGKAAERGKITAEQRDAALGRLSFTTDLGEFADRDLVIEAVVENEQVKTDIFRVLDQVVTRKDAILASNTSSIPLVRLAVATSRPDHVLGIHFFNPAPVQALVELIPALTTGSETLKRAEHLVTGVLGKHAIRAQDRSGFVVNALLVPYLLSAIRMFESGMATREDIDNGMEMGCAHPMGPLKLSDLIGLDTIAAIADSMYAEYKEPLYAAPPILQRMVDAGRLGRKSGAGFYPY; encoded by the coding sequence GTGAGTGACATCGAGCGCGTCGGTGTGGTCGGCGCGGGCCAGATGGGTTCCGGGATCGCCGAGGTGTGCGCGAAGGCGGGTCTCGACGTCCGGGTCGCCGAGACCACGGGCGAGGCGCTGGAGCTGGGCCGGGCCCGGCTCACCCACTCGCTCGGCAAGGCGGCGGAGCGCGGCAAGATCACCGCCGAGCAGCGCGACGCGGCGCTCGGCAGGCTGAGCTTCACCACGGATCTCGGCGAATTCGCCGACCGCGATCTGGTCATCGAGGCCGTCGTGGAGAACGAGCAGGTCAAGACCGACATCTTCCGGGTGCTCGACCAGGTGGTGACCCGAAAGGACGCGATCCTGGCGTCCAACACCTCGTCGATCCCGCTGGTCAGGCTGGCGGTGGCGACCTCCCGCCCGGACCATGTGCTGGGCATCCACTTCTTCAACCCGGCGCCCGTGCAGGCGCTGGTCGAGCTGATCCCGGCGCTCACCACCGGCAGTGAGACCCTCAAGCGCGCGGAACACCTTGTCACCGGCGTCCTGGGCAAGCACGCGATCCGGGCCCAGGACCGCTCGGGCTTCGTGGTGAACGCGCTGCTCGTGCCATACCTGCTCTCCGCGATCCGGATGTTCGAGTCGGGCATGGCGACCCGTGAGGACATCGACAACGGCATGGAGATGGGCTGCGCCCACCCGATGGGTCCGCTCAAGCTGTCCGACCTGATCGGCCTCGACACCATCGCCGCCATCGCCGACTCGATGTACGCCGAGTACAAGGAGCCGCTGTACGCCGCCCCGCCGATCCTGCAGCGGATGGTGGACGCCGGACGGCTCGGCCGTAAGTCGGGCGCCGGCTTCTACCCGTACTGA
- a CDS encoding cellulose binding domain-containing protein has product MLRRPLAALVAALSLIGGAVTVASATAAATGKSAASAAPAAVSDAYSWKNVQIGGGGFVPGIIFNQSEKNLAYARTDIGGAYRWNESTKSWTPLLDSAGWTDWNKNGVVSLATDALAPDKVYAAVGMYTNSWDPSNGSILRSSDRGATWSATALPFKLGGNMPGRGMGERLAIDPNKDSVLYFAAPSGNGLWRSTDSGVTWAKVTAFPNVGNYVADASDSTGYQSDNQGDVWVTFDPRTGTKGATTQTIYVGVADKANTVYRSTDGGATWSRLAGQPTGYIAHKGVLDSVNGYLYLATSDTGGPYDGAKGQVWRYATATGTWTNISPMSDADTYFGYSGLTVDRQHPGTVMVTGYSSWWADTQIFRSTDSGATWTRAWDTPSYPTRSDRYTMDISASPWLSWGANPSPPEETPKLGWMTESLEIDPFNSNRMWYGTGATVYGTDNLTNWDTGTKFTIKPNARGLEETSVQDLISPPSGAPLISALGDIGGFRHTDLTAVPPMMFTQPNFTTTTSLDFAATSANTMVRVGNADTGAHVSFSTDDGANWFAGSDPSGVSGGGTVAAAADGSRFLWSPAGTGVNYSVGFGNSWSASSGIPTGAAIGSDRVNPKKFYGLSGGRFYLSTDGGATFTATAATGLPTENAKLKALPGTEGDVWVAGGSGSTYGLWHSTNSGASFTKLAGVQEADNIGFGKAAPGASYQALYSSAKVGGVRGIFRSTDAGATWVRINDNAHQYGVTNSAITGDPRVFGRVYVATNGRGIIYGDTTDTGGGTTPPTTPPTTPPTTPPTTPPTTPPTTPPTTPPTTPPTSPSSGSCTVGYAITNQWPGGFQASVTVTNTGSSAVNAWQLGWSFTAGETISSLWSANYTQSGAAVSVTAPSWSTSIPAGGNAVFGFGGVVQGTAAVPAAFTLNGKACTKT; this is encoded by the coding sequence ATGCTTCGCAGACCCCTCGCCGCGCTCGTCGCGGCACTCTCCCTGATCGGGGGCGCCGTCACCGTCGCCTCCGCGACCGCCGCCGCCACCGGCAAGAGCGCGGCAAGTGCGGCGCCGGCCGCCGTCTCCGACGCGTACAGCTGGAAGAACGTGCAGATCGGCGGCGGCGGCTTCGTCCCCGGCATCATCTTCAACCAGTCGGAGAAGAACCTCGCCTACGCCCGTACCGACATCGGCGGCGCCTACCGCTGGAACGAGTCCACGAAGTCCTGGACTCCGCTGCTGGACTCCGCGGGCTGGACCGACTGGAACAAGAACGGCGTGGTCAGCCTGGCCACCGACGCGCTGGCACCGGACAAGGTGTACGCGGCGGTCGGCATGTACACCAACTCCTGGGACCCCAGCAACGGCTCGATCCTGCGCTCCTCGGACCGCGGGGCGACCTGGTCGGCGACCGCGCTGCCGTTCAAGCTCGGCGGCAACATGCCCGGCCGCGGCATGGGTGAGCGGCTGGCCATCGACCCCAACAAGGACAGCGTGCTGTACTTCGCCGCCCCCAGCGGCAACGGCCTGTGGCGCAGCACCGACTCGGGCGTCACCTGGGCGAAGGTCACCGCCTTCCCCAACGTGGGCAACTACGTGGCCGACGCGTCCGACAGCACCGGCTACCAGAGCGACAACCAGGGCGACGTGTGGGTGACGTTCGACCCGCGCACCGGCACCAAGGGCGCCACCACGCAGACCATCTACGTGGGCGTGGCCGACAAGGCCAACACCGTCTACCGCTCGACCGACGGCGGCGCCACCTGGTCCCGGCTGGCCGGCCAGCCCACCGGCTACATCGCCCACAAGGGCGTACTGGACTCGGTGAACGGCTACCTCTATCTCGCCACCAGCGACACCGGCGGCCCCTACGACGGCGCCAAGGGCCAGGTCTGGCGGTACGCGACCGCGACCGGCACCTGGACGAACATCAGCCCGATGTCGGACGCCGACACGTACTTCGGCTACAGCGGCCTGACCGTCGACCGGCAGCACCCGGGCACCGTCATGGTCACCGGCTACAGCTCCTGGTGGGCCGACACGCAGATCTTCCGGAGCACCGACAGCGGAGCCACCTGGACCCGGGCCTGGGACACCCCCAGCTACCCGACCCGCAGCGACCGCTACACCATGGACATCTCCGCGTCCCCGTGGCTGAGCTGGGGCGCCAACCCGTCGCCGCCGGAGGAGACCCCCAAGCTCGGCTGGATGACCGAGTCGCTGGAGATCGACCCCTTCAACTCCAACCGCATGTGGTACGGCACCGGCGCCACCGTCTACGGCACCGACAACCTCACCAACTGGGACACCGGCACCAAGTTCACCATCAAGCCGAACGCCAGGGGCCTGGAGGAGACCTCGGTCCAGGACCTGATCAGCCCGCCGTCCGGCGCGCCGCTGATCAGCGCGCTCGGTGACATCGGCGGCTTCCGGCACACCGACCTCACCGCGGTCCCGCCGATGATGTTCACCCAGCCGAACTTCACCACCACCACGAGCCTGGACTTCGCGGCCACCAGCGCGAACACCATGGTCAGGGTCGGCAACGCGGACACCGGCGCCCATGTCTCCTTCTCCACCGACGACGGCGCCAACTGGTTCGCCGGCAGCGACCCGTCCGGCGTCAGCGGCGGCGGTACGGTCGCCGCGGCGGCCGACGGCAGCCGCTTCCTGTGGAGCCCGGCGGGCACCGGCGTCAACTACTCCGTCGGCTTCGGCAACTCCTGGTCCGCCTCCAGCGGCATCCCGACCGGCGCCGCGATCGGGTCCGACCGGGTGAATCCGAAGAAGTTCTACGGCCTGTCCGGCGGCAGGTTCTACCTGAGCACGGACGGCGGCGCGACCTTCACCGCCACCGCGGCCACCGGGCTGCCCACGGAGAACGCCAAGCTCAAGGCGCTGCCGGGCACCGAGGGCGACGTCTGGGTGGCGGGCGGCAGCGGCAGCACGTACGGGCTGTGGCACTCCACCAACTCCGGGGCGTCCTTCACCAAGCTGGCGGGCGTGCAGGAGGCCGACAACATCGGCTTCGGCAAGGCCGCGCCAGGTGCCTCCTACCAGGCCCTCTACAGCAGCGCGAAGGTCGGCGGCGTCCGCGGCATCTTCCGCTCCACCGACGCGGGCGCGACCTGGGTGCGGATCAACGACAACGCCCACCAGTACGGCGTCACCAACAGCGCCATCACCGGCGACCCGCGGGTCTTCGGCCGGGTGTACGTCGCGACCAACGGCCGCGGCATCATCTACGGCGACACCACGGACACCGGCGGCGGTACGACCCCGCCGACCACACCTCCGACGACTCCCCCGACCACGCCTCCGACCACTCCGCCCACCACACCTCCGACCACTCCCCCGACGACCCCGCCCACAACCCCGCCCACCAGCCCGTCGTCCGGGTCCTGCACGGTCGGCTACGCGATCACCAACCAGTGGCCCGGCGGCTTCCAGGCGTCCGTCACGGTCACCAACACCGGCAGCAGCGCGGTCAACGCCTGGCAGCTCGGCTGGTCGTTCACCGCCGGTGAGACGATCAGTTCGCTGTGGAGCGCGAACTACACGCAGAGCGGGGCGGCCGTCTCGGTCACCGCGCCGAGCTGGTCGACCTCGATCCCGGCGGGCGGCAACGCCGTCTTCGGCTTCGGCGGCGTGGTCCAGGGGACCGCGGCGGTGCCTGCCGCCTTCACGCTGAACGGCAAGGCCTGCACGAAGACCTGA
- the pheT gene encoding phenylalanine--tRNA ligase subunit beta, with protein sequence MRVPLSWLREYVDLPAGVTGRDVQAKLISAGLEVETVDQLGAGLKGPLVVGRVLTIEELEGFKKPIRFCTVDVADANGSGEPQEIVCGARNFAVGDKVVVILPGGVLPGDFQISARKTYGHTSHGMICSARELGMGEDHDGIIVLPSDAEPGTDAIELLELVDEVLDIAVTPDRGYCLSLRGVAREAAIAYGVPLRDPALLDVPAHNGDGYPVRIADPDGCDRFTARTVTGLDPRAHSPIWLQRRLQKVGMRPISLTVDITNYVMLEVGQPLHAYDRSRIDGPIGVRRAQPGEKLTTLDGAERILGTEDLVITDNSGPIGLAGIMGGANTEIADAAEGEGTTDVVIEAAHFAPIPIARTSRRHKLGSEASRRFERGTDPLATSAAVQRTVDLLVGLAGGTAEPGVTEIAAPSQPRTIAMAADHPDRVAGTAYGRETVVRRLQEIGCEVRGGDELTVTVPSWRPDLSYPNDLAEEVIRLEGYENLPSTLPQPPAGRGLTGSQLLRRRVGRVLAGAGYVEALSYPFVGAEVFDQLGLDADDARRRTVRLANPLDDTEPALRTTLLPGLLATLRRNLGRGAHDLALYETGLVFLPGAEQVLPPRLTIDRRPTDEEIAALQAALPDQPRRVGAVLAGARELPGWWGAGHTATWADAIEAARTVAGEAGVTLTVRAGQYAPFHPGRCAVLLAGEAVVGHAGELHPRVTKAFGVPERTCAMEIDLDLVEAAGGERATGPRVSTFPVATQDVALVVDAGVPAADVEAALRAGAGELLESVRLFDIFTGPQIGEGRKSLAYALRFRAADRTLTAEEASGARDAAVASAAGRTNATLRGA encoded by the coding sequence ATGCGGGTCCCGCTTTCTTGGCTGCGGGAGTACGTCGACCTGCCCGCCGGAGTCACCGGCCGCGACGTCCAGGCCAAGCTCATCTCCGCCGGCCTGGAGGTCGAGACCGTCGACCAGCTCGGCGCCGGGCTCAAGGGCCCGCTGGTCGTCGGCCGGGTGCTGACCATCGAGGAGCTGGAGGGCTTCAAGAAGCCGATCCGCTTCTGTACGGTCGACGTCGCCGACGCCAACGGCAGCGGCGAGCCGCAGGAGATCGTCTGCGGCGCCCGCAACTTCGCCGTCGGCGACAAGGTCGTGGTGATCCTGCCCGGCGGTGTCCTGCCCGGCGACTTCCAGATCTCCGCCCGCAAGACCTACGGCCACACCTCGCACGGCATGATCTGCTCCGCCCGCGAACTGGGCATGGGCGAGGACCACGACGGCATCATCGTGCTGCCGTCCGACGCCGAGCCCGGCACCGACGCGATCGAGCTGCTCGAACTGGTCGACGAGGTGCTGGACATCGCGGTCACCCCCGACCGCGGCTACTGCCTGTCGCTGCGCGGGGTCGCCCGCGAGGCCGCCATCGCCTACGGGGTGCCGCTGCGCGATCCCGCGCTGCTCGACGTGCCCGCGCACAACGGCGACGGCTACCCGGTGCGGATCGCCGACCCGGACGGCTGCGACCGCTTCACCGCCCGTACGGTGACCGGCCTCGACCCCCGGGCGCACTCGCCGATCTGGCTCCAGCGGCGGCTGCAGAAGGTCGGCATGCGCCCGATCTCGCTCACCGTCGACATCACCAACTACGTGATGCTCGAAGTGGGCCAGCCGCTGCACGCCTACGACCGGTCCCGGATCGACGGGCCGATCGGCGTGCGCCGCGCACAGCCCGGCGAGAAGCTGACCACCCTGGACGGTGCCGAGCGGATCCTCGGCACCGAGGACCTGGTCATCACCGACAACAGCGGGCCGATCGGCCTGGCCGGCATCATGGGCGGCGCCAACACCGAGATCGCCGACGCCGCCGAGGGCGAGGGCACCACCGACGTCGTCATCGAGGCCGCGCACTTCGCGCCGATCCCGATCGCCCGCACCTCGCGCCGGCACAAGCTCGGCTCCGAGGCGTCCCGGCGCTTCGAACGCGGCACCGACCCGCTCGCCACCTCCGCCGCCGTGCAGCGCACCGTCGACCTGCTGGTCGGCCTGGCCGGCGGCACCGCGGAGCCCGGCGTCACCGAGATCGCCGCACCGTCGCAGCCGCGCACCATCGCGATGGCCGCCGACCACCCCGACCGGGTTGCCGGCACCGCGTACGGCCGCGAGACCGTCGTCCGCCGCCTCCAGGAGATCGGCTGCGAGGTCCGGGGCGGCGACGAGCTGACCGTCACCGTGCCGTCCTGGCGCCCCGACCTGTCGTACCCCAACGACCTCGCGGAAGAGGTCATCAGGCTCGAAGGCTACGAGAACCTGCCCTCGACCCTGCCGCAGCCGCCCGCGGGCCGCGGCCTGACCGGGTCGCAGCTGCTGCGCCGCCGGGTCGGCCGGGTGCTGGCCGGCGCCGGCTACGTCGAGGCGCTGAGCTACCCCTTCGTCGGCGCGGAGGTCTTCGACCAGCTCGGCCTGGACGCGGACGACGCGCGGCGCCGTACGGTACGGCTCGCCAACCCGCTCGACGACACCGAGCCGGCGCTGCGCACCACGCTGCTGCCCGGGCTGCTCGCCACGCTGCGCCGCAACCTCGGGCGCGGCGCGCACGACCTCGCGCTGTACGAGACCGGGCTGGTCTTCCTGCCCGGCGCCGAGCAGGTCCTGCCGCCGCGGCTGACGATCGACCGGCGGCCCACCGACGAGGAGATCGCCGCGCTCCAGGCGGCGCTGCCCGACCAGCCGCGGCGGGTCGGCGCGGTGCTGGCCGGCGCGCGCGAGCTGCCCGGCTGGTGGGGCGCGGGCCACACCGCGACCTGGGCCGACGCGATCGAGGCCGCACGGACCGTCGCCGGTGAGGCCGGCGTCACCCTCACCGTGCGGGCCGGCCAGTACGCGCCCTTCCACCCCGGGCGGTGCGCCGTCCTGCTGGCGGGCGAGGCGGTCGTGGGGCACGCGGGTGAACTCCACCCCCGGGTCACCAAGGCCTTCGGGGTGCCCGAGCGGACGTGCGCGATGGAGATCGACCTCGACCTGGTCGAGGCGGCCGGCGGCGAGCGCGCCACCGGGCCGCGGGTCTCGACCTTCCCCGTGGCCACGCAGGACGTCGCCCTCGTGGTCGACGCGGGGGTTCCGGCCGCGGACGTCGAGGCGGCGCTGCGGGCGGGCGCCGGTGAACTGCTCGAATCGGTACGCCTCTTCGACATCTTCACCGGGCCGCAGATCGGCGAGGGCCGCAAGTCCCTTGCGTATGCGCTGCGCTTCCGGGCGGCGGACCGCACGCTGACCGCGGAGGAGGCGTCGGGGGCGCGTGACGCCGCCGTCGCCTCGGCGGCGGGCCGTACGAACGCCACCCTCCGCGGCGCCTGA
- a CDS encoding ABC transporter ATP-binding protein, with amino-acid sequence MAEQTAGAAEEEPKAGQDTGPRPVLPRGVPTVVVDGLHVVYRIYGAGTGHGNATMALRRVLLRQGAPSVQTVHAIKDVSFTAYRGEAIGIIGSNGSGKSTLLKAIAGLLPPDRGRVYTDGQPSLLGVNAALMNDLTGATNVILGALAMGMSQVEVHQRYQGIVDFSGINEKDDFISLPMRTYSSGMAARLRFSIAAAKNHDVLMIDEALATGDRDFQRRSEERIRELRKEAGTVFLVSHNNTSIRDTCDRVLWLEKGELLMDGPTDTVIKAYEDHTGGS; translated from the coding sequence GTGGCCGAACAGACAGCCGGTGCGGCGGAGGAAGAGCCGAAGGCCGGGCAGGACACCGGGCCGCGGCCCGTGCTGCCGCGCGGGGTGCCGACCGTCGTGGTCGACGGCCTGCATGTGGTCTACCGGATCTACGGCGCCGGCACCGGCCACGGCAATGCCACCATGGCGCTGCGCCGGGTGCTGCTGCGGCAGGGCGCGCCCAGTGTGCAGACCGTGCACGCGATCAAGGACGTCAGCTTCACCGCCTACCGCGGCGAGGCGATCGGCATCATCGGTTCCAACGGCTCGGGCAAGTCCACCCTGCTCAAGGCCATCGCGGGCCTGCTCCCGCCCGACCGCGGCCGGGTCTACACCGACGGCCAGCCCTCGCTGCTCGGGGTGAACGCGGCGCTGATGAACGACCTGACCGGGGCCACCAACGTGATTCTCGGAGCGCTCGCGATGGGCATGTCCCAGGTGGAGGTCCACCAGCGCTACCAGGGCATCGTCGACTTCTCCGGGATCAACGAGAAGGACGACTTCATCTCGCTGCCGATGCGTACGTACTCCTCCGGCATGGCGGCCCGGCTGCGGTTCTCGATCGCGGCGGCCAAGAACCACGACGTGCTGATGATCGACGAGGCGCTGGCCACCGGCGACCGCGACTTCCAGCGCCGCTCGGAGGAGCGCATCCGCGAGCTGCGCAAGGAGGCCGGCACGGTCTTCCTGGTCAGCCACAACAACACCTCCATCCGCGACACCTGTGACCGGGTGCTGTGGCTGGAGAAGGGCGAGCTGCTGATGGACGGCCCCACCGACACCGTGATCAAGGCCTACGAGGATCACACCGGCGGCAGCTGA